In one Candidatus Marinarcus aquaticus genomic region, the following are encoded:
- a CDS encoding FlgO family outer membrane protein → MKFKHNPLSRMKLFVASLLLPLLFSGCFYMNIDGSNDFDRMVNALVEDSYKKLKMNIEKDEVVLVSDFVNIDRLQNKSKLGFLLSETLKNVLSNQNIIIREVELSQNFEIGEHGFNVLSRDHSEIDSNIYQERFAVVGTYSVTNKRLRIFVKLIDIYSGHILGSSSASTPMNSEIERLEHVPKENYIYRPMVL, encoded by the coding sequence ATGAAATTTAAGCATAATCCACTTTCAAGAATGAAGCTCTTCGTGGCTTCATTGCTTTTGCCTCTGCTGTTCAGTGGATGTTTTTATATGAACATTGATGGTTCCAATGACTTTGACAGAATGGTCAATGCCTTAGTGGAAGACTCCTATAAAAAGCTTAAGATGAATATTGAAAAAGATGAAGTGGTTTTGGTTTCAGATTTTGTGAACATTGACCGACTTCAAAACAAATCCAAGCTTGGATTTTTACTCTCTGAAACATTGAAAAATGTCTTATCAAATCAAAACATTATCATACGGGAAGTGGAACTGAGTCAAAACTTTGAAATAGGTGAGCATGGGTTTAATGTATTAAGCCGTGATCACAGTGAGATTGATTCAAATATCTATCAAGAGCGATTTGCAGTGGTGGGTACGTATTCAGTGACCAATAAACGGCTACGGATTTTTGTTAAATTGATTGATATTTATTCAGGGCATATTTTAGGTTCATCAAGTGCTTCAACTCCGATGAATTCAGAAATTGAACGACTTGAACATGTTCCAAAAGAGAACTATATCTACCGACCAATGGTCTTATAA
- the recJ gene encoding single-stranded-DNA-specific exonuclease RecJ — MQKITKEKLFQILTSRHKGNPYAKLSHLPQPNSFKDIDKATQRVAQAIRNGEKITIVGDYDVDGVISTTIMVDFFQQIQYPVEYIIPNRFEHGYGLSPKIIELIDEGLVITVDNGISAVQASQLLEKKGIDLIITDHHTVPAELPVAIAIINPKQERCQFPFKEICGAQVAWYFCAAIKNELNLSVNMTQFLELLAIAIIADIMPMTQLNYTMVKHGLKHIKTSQRPALKELNKVMQKESFSSDDIGFFIAPKLNSAGRMEDASTALSFLLSKSSYEANEALEVLNELNNYRKSLQEQICQKAINEVDVSDNAVVVWGEDWHEGVIGIVASQLSSKFKKPAFIFSINGDLAKGSARANGDINLHSVITQAQDLLHGFGGHKNAAGLSLHKENLQHFKARINEQLQECHVSLHIEPDTLGELDLSSVDLEFLNMIEEYEPYGLDNLRPIFKISQAQVIKSTLFGKDKNHLKLQLSADGHLFEAIKFNTSTLISKEFIDIIVSLNKNDFRGNVQTQFLVQQIL; from the coding sequence ATGCAAAAAATAACCAAAGAGAAACTCTTTCAGATTTTAACTTCACGGCATAAGGGCAATCCTTATGCCAAACTATCACATCTTCCTCAACCTAACAGTTTTAAAGATATAGATAAAGCCACTCAACGGGTTGCTCAAGCCATTCGTAATGGTGAGAAAATCACCATTGTGGGTGATTATGATGTTGATGGTGTGATATCAACAACAATTATGGTGGATTTTTTTCAGCAAATTCAATACCCCGTTGAGTATATCATCCCCAACCGTTTTGAACATGGTTATGGGCTTTCACCAAAAATCATTGAACTCATTGACGAAGGCTTGGTTATCACCGTAGATAATGGAATTTCAGCGGTACAAGCTTCGCAACTGCTTGAGAAAAAAGGGATTGATTTAATCATCACAGACCACCACACGGTACCTGCAGAGTTACCAGTAGCCATTGCCATTATCAATCCCAAACAAGAGAGATGCCAGTTCCCTTTTAAGGAGATTTGTGGAGCACAAGTGGCGTGGTATTTTTGTGCTGCCATTAAAAATGAGTTAAACCTTTCTGTAAATATGACACAATTTTTAGAGCTCTTAGCCATTGCCATTATTGCAGACATCATGCCCATGACTCAACTGAACTACACCATGGTCAAGCATGGACTTAAACACATTAAAACCTCTCAAAGACCCGCGCTTAAAGAGCTGAATAAAGTGATGCAAAAAGAGTCTTTCAGTTCGGATGATATAGGCTTTTTTATTGCCCCTAAACTCAACAGTGCAGGACGTATGGAAGATGCCTCAACGGCACTCTCATTTTTATTGTCCAAATCTTCGTATGAAGCCAATGAAGCACTGGAAGTTTTAAATGAACTTAACAACTATCGTAAATCTTTGCAAGAACAAATCTGTCAAAAAGCGATTAATGAGGTGGATGTTTCAGATAATGCGGTGGTTGTTTGGGGAGAAGATTGGCACGAAGGTGTGATTGGTATTGTGGCTTCACAACTCTCAAGCAAGTTTAAAAAACCCGCTTTTATCTTCTCTATTAATGGTGATTTGGCCAAAGGAAGTGCAAGGGCTAATGGAGATATCAACCTGCACTCTGTGATCACACAAGCACAAGATTTACTGCACGGCTTTGGTGGCCATAAAAATGCAGCAGGTCTTTCCCTGCATAAAGAGAACTTGCAACACTTTAAAGCAAGAATCAACGAACAACTTCAAGAATGCCATGTATCACTTCATATTGAACCTGATACTTTAGGGGAGTTGGATCTGTCCAGTGTGGACTTAGAGTTTTTAAATATGATTGAAGAGTATGAACCCTATGGATTAGATAACCTGCGTCCAATCTTTAAAATCTCACAAGCACAAGTCATCAAATCAACACTCTTTGGAAAAGATAAAAACCACTTAAAACTGCAACTGAGTGCCGATGGTCATCTTTTTGAAGCAATTAAATTTAACACCTCAACCCTGATTTCCAAAGAGTTTATTGATATTATTGTATCACTGAATAAAAATGATTTCAGAGGAAATGTGCAAACACAGTTTCTGGTTCAACAGATATTATAA
- a CDS encoding 4Fe-4S dicluster domain-containing protein has protein sequence MSQRQLAMVMDLNKCIGCQTCTVACKTQWTNRNGREYMYWNNVETYPGTGYPKNWMDLGGGFDAAGDIQEGIIPNIEADYGVPWDYNFEAVGAGEQLVPNIEPTWGPNWDEDQGDGDFPNDNYFFYIPRICNHCTNPGCLSSCPRDAIFKRDQDGVVLVDLDRCQGYRYCIAGCPYKKIYFNPKISKSEKCILCFPRIEQGLPPACAQQCVGRIRFVGFLDDEQSQVHQLVHKYKVALPLNAHKGTGPNIYYVPPTEAPPKFDANGNVIEGSNRIPTEELEKLFGQEVHGAIKTLKSEMQKRKETGKSELMDLLIAYQHSEMFRLDNGYYKSLEKNKLAPIDTRYLKGKNTHKISHFKAGH, from the coding sequence ATGTCACAAAGACAATTAGCCATGGTAATGGATTTAAACAAATGTATTGGTTGCCAAACATGTACAGTTGCTTGTAAAACGCAATGGACGAACCGAAACGGTCGAGAGTATATGTATTGGAACAACGTAGAGACCTATCCAGGGACAGGGTACCCTAAAAACTGGATGGATTTAGGGGGTGGTTTTGATGCTGCTGGAGATATTCAAGAAGGTATTATTCCGAACATTGAAGCTGATTATGGAGTGCCTTGGGATTATAACTTTGAAGCAGTAGGTGCAGGAGAGCAACTTGTACCTAATATTGAGCCAACATGGGGACCAAACTGGGATGAAGACCAAGGAGATGGAGACTTTCCAAACGACAACTACTTCTTCTATATTCCTAGAATTTGTAACCACTGTACCAACCCAGGGTGTTTAAGCTCATGTCCTAGAGATGCAATTTTTAAACGAGACCAAGATGGGGTAGTTTTAGTGGACTTAGACCGATGTCAAGGGTACCGATACTGTATTGCAGGGTGTCCTTATAAAAAAATATACTTCAACCCTAAAATTTCTAAAAGTGAAAAGTGTATTTTATGTTTTCCTAGAATTGAACAAGGGTTACCACCAGCATGTGCACAACAGTGTGTGGGGCGTATTCGATTTGTAGGCTTTTTGGATGATGAGCAGAGTCAAGTACACCAACTCGTACACAAGTATAAAGTGGCACTTCCATTGAATGCGCATAAGGGAACAGGACCCAATATCTATTATGTTCCACCAACAGAGGCGCCACCAAAGTTTGATGCCAATGGAAATGTGATTGAGGGAAGTAACCGAATTCCTACTGAAGAGTTAGAGAAACTCTTTGGACAAGAGGTACATGGTGCAATTAAAACACTTAAAAGTGAGATGCAAAAACGAAAAGAGACAGGAAAATCAGAACTGATGGATCTGCTTATTGCGTATCAACACTCTGAGATGTTCCGATTGGATAATGGCTACTATAAATCGTTAGAGAAAAACAAGCTTGCTCCAATTGATACGCGATATCTCAAAGGGAAAAACACGCATAAAATATCTCACTTTAAGGCAGGGCACTAA
- a CDS encoding FlgO family outer membrane protein, whose product MLKLLKNSCLALVASGLLLSLSAQQLQTKEMPVMDQPKKAQTEPAAVQEIELHEEVIQPAPVQDPTRDPIAQTEQHKLEAAKQRLEVAANVQKIVTTQETLESTIASLATQMMQNKKMQTRKPVLITTFVRLDNLKKTSEFGRIVSESLINELSNRGFNVIEFRGQMGVSVNAQGEYYITRDTNKLKSSVENTYVVVGTYSRQYKNIMLNARVLDNSTGQIISTSRSTFAHGLRNDCVIFKDCKPPRSIKIVKED is encoded by the coding sequence ATGCTTAAATTACTTAAAAACTCGTGCTTGGCTTTAGTGGCGAGCGGGTTACTTCTATCTTTAAGTGCACAACAGTTACAAACAAAAGAGATGCCAGTGATGGATCAACCTAAAAAGGCACAAACTGAGCCTGCCGCTGTTCAAGAGATTGAACTTCATGAAGAGGTGATTCAACCAGCACCTGTTCAAGATCCAACACGTGATCCTATTGCTCAAACGGAGCAACACAAACTCGAAGCAGCAAAACAACGACTGGAAGTTGCAGCAAATGTTCAAAAAATTGTAACCACACAAGAGACATTAGAGTCAACCATTGCAAGTTTAGCAACACAAATGATGCAAAACAAAAAAATGCAAACACGAAAACCCGTATTGATTACAACATTCGTACGGTTAGACAACTTAAAGAAGACATCTGAGTTTGGACGAATTGTAAGTGAAAGCTTAATCAATGAGTTATCAAACAGAGGATTCAATGTGATTGAGTTCAGAGGTCAAATGGGTGTTTCTGTGAATGCTCAAGGTGAGTACTATATTACTCGAGATACAAACAAATTAAAAAGCAGTGTAGAAAACACATATGTGGTTGTGGGTACTTACTCAAGACAGTATAAAAACATCATGTTAAATGCAAGAGTATTAGATAACTCAACCGGACAAATCATTTCAACTTCACGATCAACATTTGCTCATGGGTTAAGAAATGATTGCGTCATCTTTAAAGATTGTAAGCCTCCAAGAAGCATCAAAATCGTAAAAGAAGATTAA
- a CDS encoding molybdopterin-dependent oxidoreductase — MTQPINKEEILHESGEKRRDFLKISGATAAMIAGQSFLFAKTEPMTIENGKDNYPNSSYTENMYRNEFGFTYGKKEEHGFAYHCVNCQGNCAWEVWSHNGVVTRENQSARYPSVNAKIPDFNPRGCNKGVQHSQIMYEKDRILYPMERVGQRGKGTWKRLSWDEAATKVAQKIWDTMTDEEKGPDKLLVQAGTGLLTEGRRGAPLRFCTQLGASRIYPASYLGDMFSGAAVAYGEGNVGCTYDFLYQVDTAVFWGANPSVSRIPDAHFVWEGKYNGAKVIVITPEFNASAKSADLWLPIKPGTDNILAMGVINVILNEKLYKPEFLKVYTDLPFLVDVESKKLLRLSDIKGHDEHEFMSKGKVDHTAEEQFYCMNKKTGQIALMPGCEGSEHKTLRLDDFDIEPELEGEWEIEVHGQKRRVTTAFEMLKKNAETFTPEYCAKECFVNISPDVIVQLAKDIALPKVVEITAGFSLNKYFNGLLSVWNISSICGLTGRMGPYGGLNTEGEWNLSGLGELSGFAGKYSPRFGSGFVGEFVMGNGLETVDEYFSDEDIKKAHQSNGNSSGIDKKEYLQIVKEMLDDGDMSKGETGTGHRHWSPEVAILIADSRFRRNKGSKYREAFLKKMKHVTVVDFKMSEAAVWADIVLPAKSHYEVWDLRTSPGYHRYTNLAQPVANLKPVGEAMDEWSMFTLIAKKLEEIANKPENIDKAKVADDKRYARDSFHDLTIFHKEFTNTDEESEGNMEPYLGTDKQAVQAALEKCDQYQPHTIEKMYKQGGFLQINEKGGKSSTLYSDKPYNTMEHHLYKFERLETVSGRQQFYVDAPMFLRLGAQTNTGLKGIRPDSKEYPFTLMTPHARWSIHSNYKTSRTLQRLQRGKPYVGINKKVAEIKGIKDGDEIRVYNQLGEFFAMAKVTSSAPMDSMVMEHGWEPYQYRDMKGHNECVPTALNLLEMTHGWGHLNFGGLWDGNQYAYDGAVNVEKANA; from the coding sequence ATGACGCAACCAATCAATAAAGAAGAGATTCTGCACGAAAGCGGAGAGAAAAGAAGAGATTTCCTTAAAATTTCAGGAGCTACTGCAGCAATGATTGCAGGTCAAAGCTTTTTGTTTGCAAAAACAGAACCAATGACCATAGAAAATGGAAAAGACAACTATCCAAACAGCTCCTATACAGAAAACATGTATCGAAATGAGTTTGGATTTACTTATGGGAAAAAAGAGGAGCATGGATTTGCTTACCACTGTGTCAACTGTCAAGGTAACTGTGCATGGGAAGTATGGAGTCATAATGGAGTGGTCACACGAGAAAATCAAAGTGCACGATACCCAAGTGTGAATGCAAAAATTCCTGATTTTAATCCACGTGGATGTAATAAAGGGGTTCAACACTCACAAATCATGTATGAAAAAGACAGAATTTTATACCCTATGGAGAGAGTAGGACAAAGAGGAAAAGGGACATGGAAACGTCTTTCTTGGGATGAAGCTGCAACAAAAGTGGCGCAAAAAATTTGGGACACCATGACCGATGAAGAAAAAGGGCCAGATAAACTTCTGGTTCAAGCAGGAACGGGTCTTTTAACAGAAGGTCGACGAGGGGCACCTCTTCGATTTTGTACTCAATTGGGAGCAAGCAGAATCTACCCTGCTTCATACTTAGGAGATATGTTTTCTGGTGCAGCTGTTGCTTATGGGGAAGGAAATGTGGGGTGTACGTATGATTTTCTTTATCAAGTAGACACCGCAGTATTTTGGGGCGCAAACCCTTCAGTTTCAAGAATTCCAGATGCCCACTTTGTATGGGAAGGAAAATACAACGGAGCTAAAGTGATTGTCATAACGCCAGAGTTTAATGCCAGTGCCAAAAGTGCGGACCTTTGGTTACCTATTAAACCCGGCACAGACAATATCCTTGCTATGGGGGTAATCAATGTCATATTAAACGAAAAGCTTTATAAACCAGAATTTTTAAAAGTCTATACGGATCTTCCATTCTTGGTTGATGTGGAGAGTAAAAAACTGCTGCGACTCTCAGATATCAAAGGGCATGATGAACATGAATTTATGTCCAAAGGGAAAGTGGATCATACAGCCGAAGAACAATTTTACTGTATGAATAAAAAAACAGGACAAATTGCTTTAATGCCTGGATGTGAAGGAAGCGAACATAAAACACTTCGATTGGATGATTTTGATATTGAACCAGAACTTGAAGGGGAGTGGGAGATTGAAGTACACGGACAAAAACGACGTGTAACCACTGCATTTGAGATGCTGAAGAAAAATGCCGAAACTTTTACGCCAGAGTATTGTGCCAAAGAGTGTTTTGTCAACATTTCACCGGATGTGATTGTGCAATTGGCAAAAGATATTGCCCTGCCTAAAGTAGTAGAAATCACTGCAGGTTTTAGTTTGAATAAATACTTCAACGGGCTTTTATCTGTTTGGAACATCTCATCAATTTGTGGATTAACAGGACGAATGGGACCATACGGAGGTTTAAACACTGAAGGGGAATGGAACTTAAGTGGTTTGGGTGAACTTTCAGGGTTTGCGGGGAAATACTCTCCAAGATTTGGTTCAGGATTTGTTGGCGAGTTTGTGATGGGCAATGGGCTTGAAACAGTGGATGAATACTTCAGTGATGAAGACATCAAAAAAGCGCACCAATCAAACGGAAACAGCAGTGGAATTGATAAAAAAGAGTACCTTCAAATTGTTAAAGAGATGCTCGATGATGGAGATATGAGCAAAGGTGAAACAGGAACAGGTCACCGACACTGGTCGCCTGAAGTGGCTATTTTAATTGCCGATTCACGATTTAGAAGAAACAAAGGAAGCAAATACCGAGAAGCGTTCTTAAAGAAAATGAAACACGTTACCGTGGTTGATTTTAAAATGAGTGAAGCTGCGGTGTGGGCAGATATTGTACTTCCTGCAAAATCACACTATGAGGTGTGGGATTTAAGAACCAGTCCAGGGTATCACCGATACACCAACTTAGCTCAACCTGTGGCAAATTTAAAGCCTGTGGGTGAAGCGATGGATGAGTGGTCAATGTTTACACTCATTGCTAAAAAACTTGAAGAAATTGCCAATAAACCTGAGAATATTGACAAAGCAAAAGTAGCTGATGATAAACGATATGCACGTGATAGTTTCCATGACTTAACGATTTTCCATAAAGAGTTTACCAACACCGATGAAGAGAGTGAAGGAAACATGGAGCCTTACTTAGGAACAGATAAGCAAGCTGTACAAGCGGCACTTGAAAAGTGTGACCAGTATCAACCGCATACGATTGAGAAGATGTACAAACAAGGTGGTTTCTTACAAATCAATGAAAAAGGTGGGAAATCTTCAACGCTTTATTCAGACAAACCGTACAACACCATGGAACATCACCTCTATAAATTTGAGCGATTAGAAACCGTTTCAGGAAGACAACAGTTCTATGTGGATGCACCAATGTTCTTACGACTAGGAGCACAAACCAACACAGGACTTAAAGGGATTCGACCCGATTCAAAAGAGTATCCATTTACTTTGATGACACCACATGCCAGATGGTCAATTCACTCAAACTATAAAACCTCACGAACCCTTCAACGACTTCAAAGAGGAAAGCCTTATGTGGGAATCAACAAGAAAGTGGCAGAGATTAAAGGGATTAAAGATGGAGATGAAATCCGAGTCTATAACCAACTGGGAGAGTTCTTTGCAATGGCAAAAGTAACCTCTTCTGCACCAATGGATTCAATGGTCATGGAACACGGTTGGGAACCATACCAATACCGAGATATGAAAGGGCACAATGAGTGTGTACCAACGGCATTGAACCTTTTAGAAATGACACATGGATGGGGACACCTAAACTTTGGTGGACTTTGGGACGGAAACCAGTATGCGTATGATGGTGCCGTTAACGTTGAAAAAGCAAATGCGTAA
- a CDS encoding Mrp/NBP35 family ATP-binding protein, with the protein MNRTEIKEILSTVIYPRLNKSITELQLIDSIKEHQESLEIVLSILDDEMFALVSEQIENTVLTKKYAQLDIKKKQNAPKKSMNYGSTQSPNNRAAYAKKIIAVTSGKGGVGKSTVSANIAVALAQEGYKIGILDADVYGPNIPRFFGVEKEKMQWNEHNKIIPSENFGVKIMSVGLTTPRADTPLVWRSSVAISALIQFLEDVAWGELDFLVIDMPPGTGDVQLTMAQELPITSAVIVTTPQQVALDDVSRAIMMFKDINVPIGGLVENMSYFIAPDTKKQYDIFGSGAGEKLANEYAIPFLGKIPLEIEIREYCDKGKLVVALGTDAQKAHYKEIASNLFKSL; encoded by the coding sequence ATGAATAGAACAGAGATTAAAGAGATACTCTCTACGGTCATTTATCCACGTTTAAACAAAAGTATCACGGAGCTTCAACTCATTGACTCTATTAAAGAGCATCAAGAGAGTTTAGAGATTGTTCTGTCTATTTTAGATGACGAAATGTTTGCTTTAGTGAGTGAACAAATTGAGAACACAGTTTTAACAAAAAAGTATGCACAATTGGATATTAAAAAGAAACAAAATGCACCTAAAAAAAGCATGAATTATGGCTCGACACAAAGCCCCAATAATCGAGCAGCGTATGCCAAAAAAATCATTGCAGTTACTTCAGGAAAAGGGGGCGTGGGTAAGAGTACCGTCAGTGCCAATATTGCAGTGGCTTTAGCTCAAGAGGGGTATAAAATAGGCATTTTAGATGCGGATGTGTATGGTCCTAATATCCCCAGATTTTTTGGCGTAGAAAAAGAGAAGATGCAGTGGAATGAACATAATAAAATCATTCCCAGTGAAAACTTTGGGGTGAAGATTATGTCCGTGGGGCTTACCACACCAAGAGCCGATACGCCATTGGTGTGGAGAAGTTCGGTTGCTATTTCTGCATTGATTCAATTTTTAGAAGATGTGGCATGGGGAGAGTTGGATTTTTTAGTGATTGATATGCCTCCAGGTACGGGTGATGTTCAATTGACTATGGCTCAGGAGTTACCAATTACTTCGGCTGTGATTGTAACCACTCCGCAACAAGTGGCACTGGATGATGTGAGTAGGGCAATTATGATGTTTAAAGATATCAACGTTCCTATTGGTGGTTTGGTTGAAAACATGAGTTATTTTATTGCTCCAGATACAAAAAAACAGTACGATATTTTTGGTTCAGGTGCAGGTGAAAAACTGGCCAATGAGTATGCGATTCCTTTTTTAGGAAAGATTCCATTAGAGATAGAAATACGCGAATATTGTGACAAAGGAAAGCTGGTGGTCGCTTTGGGTACAGATGCGCAAAAAGCTCATTATAAGGAGATTGCGAGCAATCTTTTCAAGAGTTTATAA
- a CDS encoding CTP synthase: MTKFIFVTGGVLSSLGKGITSASIATILKQSGQKVSMLKIDPYLNVDPGTMSPLEHGEVFVTADGAETDLDLGNYERFIDTTLSAQNNFTTGQVYQSVIKREREGGYLGKTIQVIPHVVDEIKDRIFAAAKGYEFLIVELGGTVGDIEGLPFMEAIREIRHELPKTNTMNIHVTLVPYISAAGELKTKPTQHSVQELRRIGITPHMIVCRTEKPLPKELKKKLAISCDIDNNAVIEAGDAQSIYQVPMNFLKEGILTPICEHFNINLKPNMEKWETLVKHIILPQEEVTIAFVGKYLDLKESYKSLTEALIHAGAHINAKINIHWCDSERIEDAGAYEVIQTCDAVLVAGGFGHRGVEGKLKAIEYARTNNIPYLGICLGMQLAVIEYARNVLGIEDANSVEFDPEAKNPLIYLIDEFLDQSGNKQVRTHESPMGGTMRLGEYPFTPKKGSKLQKAYGDKETYYERHRHRYEANPKYKEALEKAGMIISGESHGLIEAVELKDHKWFVGVQFHPEFTSHLETPNPIILEFVKQAAK; this comes from the coding sequence ATGACAAAATTTATATTTGTAACAGGTGGGGTATTAAGCTCATTAGGGAAAGGGATTACTTCAGCCTCTATTGCAACTATTTTAAAACAATCAGGTCAAAAAGTAAGTATGCTTAAAATTGACCCTTACTTAAATGTTGACCCAGGGACAATGAGCCCATTAGAACACGGAGAAGTTTTCGTTACTGCAGATGGTGCAGAGACAGACTTAGACTTAGGAAATTATGAGAGATTTATTGATACAACTTTAAGTGCACAAAATAACTTTACAACAGGACAAGTCTATCAAAGCGTTATTAAAAGAGAGCGTGAAGGTGGATATTTAGGTAAAACCATTCAAGTTATTCCTCACGTTGTAGATGAGATCAAAGACCGAATTTTTGCAGCAGCAAAAGGGTACGAATTTTTAATCGTTGAATTGGGTGGTACGGTTGGAGATATCGAAGGATTACCATTTATGGAAGCCATTCGAGAGATTCGACACGAATTACCAAAAACCAATACGATGAATATTCATGTAACGTTAGTACCTTATATCAGTGCGGCAGGTGAACTTAAAACCAAACCAACACAACACTCTGTTCAAGAGTTAAGAAGAATTGGTATCACACCACATATGATTGTATGTCGTACAGAAAAGCCTCTTCCAAAAGAGTTAAAAAAGAAATTGGCCATTTCGTGTGATATTGACAACAATGCCGTTATTGAAGCGGGGGATGCACAATCCATTTATCAAGTACCAATGAACTTCTTAAAAGAGGGGATTTTAACGCCTATTTGTGAGCACTTTAACATTAATTTAAAACCCAACATGGAAAAATGGGAGACTTTAGTTAAACACATTATTTTACCTCAAGAAGAGGTTACTATTGCTTTTGTTGGAAAATATTTGGATCTTAAAGAGTCATATAAATCACTCACCGAAGCCCTGATTCACGCAGGAGCACACATCAATGCCAAAATAAATATTCACTGGTGCGACAGCGAAAGAATTGAAGATGCGGGTGCATATGAAGTGATTCAAACATGCGATGCCGTCTTAGTTGCAGGTGGTTTTGGACACCGAGGTGTTGAAGGGAAACTCAAAGCCATCGAATATGCACGAACCAACAACATCCCATACTTAGGCATTTGTTTAGGTATGCAACTGGCCGTTATTGAGTACGCACGAAATGTATTGGGAATTGAAGATGCCAACTCTGTAGAGTTTGACCCCGAAGCCAAAAACCCACTGATATACTTAATTGATGAGTTCTTAGACCAAAGTGGAAACAAACAAGTACGAACACACGAATCACCAATGGGTGGTACAATGAGACTGGGTGAGTATCCATTTACTCCTAAAAAAGGTTCAAAACTTCAAAAAGCGTATGGAGATAAAGAGACCTATTATGAGAGACACCGACACAGATATGAAGCCAACCCTAAATATAAAGAGGCGTTAGAAAAAGCGGGTATGATTATCTCGGGTGAGTCTCATGGTCTGATTGAAGCAGTTGAACTTAAAGACCACAAATGGTTTGTAGGGGTACAATTCCACCCTGAGTTTACCTCTCACTTAGAGACACCAAATCCAATTATTTTAGAGTTTGTTAAACAAGCTGCAAAATAG
- a CDS encoding sulfurtransferase, with the protein MKKTLQILFFLLLTTSACLLANDVYGPKGYTKSMKAHLISAQEAVKLLGKKNIVFVSGDSHDTYESIGHIEGSVEMYAHHLHHADITGHMHCAPLFMCPKEAEEYIGSKGISNDTLVIAYDNFRGPNATGVWAFFKSFGHDKVKILNGGMDAIKAIDPNQIKYDQLKDEQRDAKKAAKEAKEAGKKSSEAKYKKQANELKKQMKIVSKKTYIQKGKEHEITPVTYTIDTKKIDWDLIASKEDVLKASLDLVENGKKSKYRIIDTRGMAEIIGERKMDNVARGGHVPGATFLEWNNITDFDNKLSFRDLETLQKTFDRYGIKKDQTIYAYCHVGAGRSTEVIVALRMLGYKDVKVYTGSWDEWGNDMNLPINR; encoded by the coding sequence ATGAAAAAAACACTTCAAATACTGTTTTTTTTACTGTTAACGACTTCAGCCTGTTTATTGGCCAATGACGTATACGGGCCAAAAGGGTATACAAAAAGTATGAAAGCGCACTTAATAAGTGCACAAGAAGCCGTTAAGTTGTTAGGCAAAAAAAATATTGTCTTTGTCAGTGGGGATTCACACGATACGTATGAATCTATTGGACATATTGAAGGTTCTGTTGAGATGTATGCTCACCATCTTCACCATGCCGATATCACGGGTCATATGCATTGTGCACCTCTGTTTATGTGTCCTAAAGAAGCCGAAGAGTATATCGGTTCTAAAGGTATCAGCAATGACACGTTAGTAATTGCTTACGATAACTTTCGAGGACCAAATGCAACGGGTGTTTGGGCATTCTTTAAAAGTTTTGGTCACGATAAAGTAAAAATCTTAAATGGAGGAATGGATGCCATAAAAGCCATCGACCCAAATCAGATTAAATATGACCAACTCAAAGATGAGCAAAGAGATGCTAAAAAAGCAGCCAAAGAGGCCAAAGAAGCAGGTAAAAAATCATCAGAAGCGAAGTATAAAAAACAAGCCAATGAACTTAAAAAGCAGATGAAAATCGTCAGTAAAAAAACCTACATTCAAAAAGGGAAAGAGCACGAAATCACTCCTGTAACTTATACAATTGATACGAAAAAAATCGATTGGGACTTAATTGCTTCAAAAGAGGATGTGCTCAAAGCCAGTCTTGATTTGGTTGAAAATGGTAAAAAATCAAAATATCGAATCATCGATACACGAGGTATGGCAGAGATTATTGGTGAAAGAAAAATGGACAACGTTGCACGAGGTGGGCATGTTCCAGGAGCTACTTTTTTAGAGTGGAACAACATCACTGATTTTGATAATAAACTCTCTTTTAGGGACCTTGAAACTCTACAAAAAACATTTGACCGATATGGCATTAAAAAAGACCAAACCATTTATGCATATTGTCATGTAGGTGCTGGACGAAGTACTGAAGTCATTGTAGCACTTCGAATGTTGGGGTATAAAGATGTAAAAGTTTATACCGGCAGTTGGGATGAGTGGGGAAATGATATGAACCTACCAATTAACAGATAA